The following proteins come from a genomic window of Streptomyces sp. GS7:
- a CDS encoding PucR family transcriptional regulator, producing the protein MPLRISDLLDRPGLHLAVAYDVPPELLARTVEAATVSDLPAPGKWLQGGELLMTIGLLLPMEPAACRAYVRDVAEGGAACLALGLGQGLPYEAAPEPLVTAAREAGLPLLTVPDEVPFIAVTKAVFDARADEQREVLHRAFATQRRLTAAAATSDGLQPMLEEWTAATGVGATVLDPLGRQLAAGEPAARAPLAQARDLIERVAARGLRGSASSTAGGQQLEVQPLGARRLRGLLLLTGRPDDAARSVVPGLISLLSLELERRHLRDEPERRRRSALLSELLADEDLPADRARDLLASAGLTAERVRGVVVEAAPPGARPGGPPPEAGAAEGAAQETAADLALAMPGGLVRVAAGPASVPGPVIEAVVGEELDIHAVLDRFAPHCPAGIGPAAAPEAVRVSLRQATGLLAVSRSSGRPAEARQSEAARLLLDLGDRRTLHGYADAVLGPLDLADNGAELIATLAAWLETGGAWDATSRRLGVHRHTVRNRLDKAMDLTGRRLDDPDDRFDLWLATRIRRGGAPAPGDGDGPVTAP; encoded by the coding sequence ATGCCTCTGCGAATCTCGGACCTGCTGGACCGGCCCGGCCTGCATCTGGCGGTGGCCTACGACGTACCGCCGGAGCTGCTGGCGCGCACCGTCGAGGCCGCGACCGTGTCCGATCTGCCGGCCCCGGGGAAGTGGCTCCAGGGCGGTGAGCTGCTGATGACCATCGGCCTGCTGCTGCCGATGGAACCGGCGGCCTGCCGGGCGTACGTCCGGGACGTGGCCGAGGGGGGCGCGGCCTGCCTGGCGCTCGGGCTCGGGCAGGGGCTCCCGTACGAGGCGGCTCCGGAGCCACTGGTCACGGCGGCCAGGGAAGCCGGCCTGCCGCTGCTGACGGTGCCGGACGAGGTGCCGTTCATCGCCGTCACCAAGGCGGTCTTCGACGCCCGCGCCGACGAGCAGCGCGAGGTGCTGCACCGGGCGTTCGCCACCCAGCGGCGGCTGACGGCCGCGGCGGCGACCAGCGACGGGCTGCAGCCGATGCTGGAGGAGTGGACCGCCGCCACCGGTGTCGGCGCGACCGTCCTGGACCCGCTGGGGCGGCAGCTGGCGGCCGGTGAGCCGGCGGCGCGGGCACCGCTGGCGCAGGCCCGCGATCTGATAGAGCGGGTCGCCGCCCGCGGGCTGCGCGGCAGCGCGTCGAGCACCGCCGGCGGGCAGCAGCTGGAGGTGCAGCCGCTGGGCGCCCGCCGGCTGCGCGGGCTGCTGCTGCTCACCGGCCGCCCGGACGACGCCGCCCGCTCCGTCGTCCCGGGGCTGATCTCGCTGCTTTCCCTGGAGCTGGAGCGGCGCCATCTGCGCGACGAGCCGGAGCGGCGGCGCCGGTCGGCGCTGCTGTCGGAACTGCTGGCGGACGAGGACCTGCCGGCGGACCGGGCCCGGGACCTGCTCGCCTCGGCGGGCCTGACCGCGGAACGGGTGCGGGGGGTCGTGGTGGAGGCCGCGCCGCCGGGGGCGCGGCCCGGCGGCCCGCCGCCAGAGGCCGGGGCGGCCGAGGGCGCCGCACAGGAGACGGCCGCCGATCTGGCGCTGGCGATGCCCGGCGGGCTGGTCCGGGTGGCCGCCGGCCCGGCGTCGGTACCGGGCCCGGTCATCGAGGCGGTGGTGGGCGAGGAACTGGACATCCACGCGGTGCTCGACCGGTTCGCCCCGCACTGCCCGGCGGGCATCGGCCCGGCCGCCGCGCCGGAGGCGGTGCGGGTGTCGCTGCGCCAGGCGACCGGGCTGCTCGCCGTCAGCCGGAGCAGCGGCCGGCCCGCGGAGGCCCGGCAGAGCGAGGCCGCCCGGCTCCTGCTGGACCTGGGCGACCGCCGTACGCTGCACGGCTACGCCGATGCCGTGCTGGGCCCGCTGGACCTGGCGGACAACGGCGCGGAGCTGATCGCGACGCTCGCCGCCTGGCTGGAGACCGGCGGCGCCTGGGACGCCACCAGCCGCCGCCTCGGCGTGCACCGCCACACCGTGCGCAACCGCCTGGACAAGGCCATGGACCTCACCGGGCGCCGCCTCGACGACCCCGACGACCGCTTCGACCTCTGGCTCGCCACCCGCATCCGCCGCGGCGGCGCCCCCGCCCCGGGGGACGGTGACGGGCCGGTGACGGCCCCATGA
- a CDS encoding metallophosphoesterase family protein, whose product MTYEIRTFAPGAEHATIRPAPASREGRLVAVSDLHVRYEENRDIVERLRPESDEDWLLVAGDVGEYEADIRWALTLLSERFAKVVWVPGNHELWTPAKDPVQLRGVARYEHLVGICRELGVLTPEDPYPVWEGAGGPVVIAPLFLLYDYTFRMPGADTKEKALALAEKAGVICTDEYFLHPDPYPTREAWCRARLAETEARLAALPEDAATILVNHWPLVREPTRPLWYPEFALWCGTEATADWPRRFRAASVVYGHLHIPRLIISDGVPHQEVSLGYPREWRRRSGSPGRPVQILPVATTGVPA is encoded by the coding sequence GTGACCTACGAGATCCGCACCTTCGCCCCCGGCGCCGAGCACGCCACCATCAGGCCGGCCCCCGCGTCCCGGGAGGGCCGGCTGGTCGCCGTCAGCGACCTGCACGTCCGGTACGAGGAGAACCGCGACATCGTCGAGCGTTTACGGCCGGAGTCCGACGAGGACTGGCTGCTGGTCGCCGGGGACGTCGGGGAGTACGAAGCCGATATCCGCTGGGCGCTCACCCTGCTGAGCGAACGGTTCGCCAAGGTGGTGTGGGTGCCGGGCAACCACGAGCTGTGGACCCCCGCCAAGGACCCCGTACAGCTGCGCGGGGTGGCCCGCTACGAGCATCTGGTCGGGATCTGCCGGGAGTTGGGCGTCCTCACCCCCGAGGACCCCTATCCGGTCTGGGAGGGCGCCGGCGGCCCGGTCGTCATCGCGCCGCTGTTCCTGCTCTACGACTACACCTTCCGGATGCCGGGGGCGGACACCAAGGAGAAGGCGCTGGCCCTCGCCGAGAAGGCCGGGGTGATCTGCACCGACGAGTACTTCCTCCACCCCGACCCCTATCCGACGCGCGAGGCGTGGTGCCGGGCCCGGCTGGCGGAGACGGAGGCCCGGCTCGCCGCCCTCCCCGAGGATGCCGCGACCATTCTCGTCAACCACTGGCCGCTGGTCCGCGAACCCACCCGGCCCCTGTGGTATCCGGAGTTCGCCCTGTGGTGCGGCACCGAGGCCACCGCCGACTGGCCCCGCCGCTTCCGCGCCGCGTCCGTCGTCTACGGGCACCTGCACATCCCCCGCCTGATCATCTCGGACGGTGTGCCGCACCAGGAGGTGTCACTGGGCTACCCTCGCGAATGGCGGCGCCGCTCCGGCTCCCCCGGCCGCCCGGTCCAGATCCTCCCCGTCGCGACCACCGGAGTCCCTGCGTGA
- a CDS encoding 4'-phosphopantetheinyl transferase family protein has product MIEKLLPAPISAAESFHDDPVEEMYPEERALVANAVPHRQREFGTVRNCARRALAAFGVAPAPVLPGPGRAPRWPAGVVGAMTHCTGYRAAAVARAADVRALGLDAEPNEPIDDPGVLDLVSLPEERDQIARLATHQPEVSWDRLVFSAKESVYKAWYPLTGRWLGFEEARLTLDPTDATFTARLLVPGPVVDGRRLDEFSGRWLIGSGLVLTAVTVPAATG; this is encoded by the coding sequence GTGATCGAGAAGCTGCTGCCCGCCCCGATATCCGCCGCCGAGTCCTTCCACGACGACCCGGTGGAGGAGATGTACCCGGAGGAGCGGGCCCTGGTCGCGAACGCCGTTCCCCATCGCCAGCGGGAGTTCGGCACCGTACGCAACTGCGCCCGCCGGGCGCTGGCCGCCTTCGGTGTCGCGCCGGCCCCGGTGCTCCCCGGGCCGGGCCGCGCCCCGCGCTGGCCGGCCGGCGTGGTCGGCGCGATGACCCACTGCACCGGCTACCGCGCCGCGGCGGTGGCCCGCGCGGCGGACGTCCGCGCGCTGGGCCTGGACGCGGAGCCGAACGAGCCCATCGACGACCCCGGCGTCCTCGACCTGGTGTCGCTCCCCGAGGAGCGCGACCAGATCGCCCGGCTCGCCACCCACCAGCCGGAGGTCTCCTGGGACCGGCTGGTCTTCAGCGCCAAGGAGAGCGTCTACAAGGCGTGGTACCCGCTCACCGGCCGCTGGCTGGGCTTCGAGGAGGCCCGGCTGACCCTCGACCCGACCGACGCCACGTTCACCGCCCGCCTCCTCGTCCCCGGCCCGGTCGTCGACGGCCGGCGGCTGGACGAGTTCAGCGGCCGGTGGCTGATCGGGTCGGGCCTGGTGCTGACGGCGGTGACGGTACCGGCGGCGACGGGGTGA
- the msrB gene encoding peptide-methionine (R)-S-oxide reductase MsrB → MSYEIDKPDEQWRAELTPAEYQVLRQAGTEPAFVGEYTDTKTAGVYSCRACGAELFRSDTKFESHCGWPSFYDPKDSDAVELLEDRSHGMARTEVRCARCGSHLGHVFEGEGYPTPTDQRYCINSISLRLAPDEG, encoded by the coding sequence ATGTCGTACGAGATCGACAAGCCCGACGAGCAGTGGCGCGCCGAGCTGACCCCCGCCGAATACCAGGTCCTGCGCCAGGCCGGCACCGAGCCCGCCTTCGTCGGCGAGTACACCGACACCAAGACCGCCGGTGTCTACTCCTGCCGGGCCTGCGGCGCGGAACTGTTCCGCTCCGACACCAAGTTCGAGAGCCACTGCGGCTGGCCCTCCTTCTACGACCCCAAGGACTCCGACGCCGTCGAACTCCTGGAGGACCGCAGCCACGGCATGGCCCGCACCGAGGTCCGCTGCGCCCGCTGCGGCTCCCACCTCGGCCATGTCTTCGAGGGGGAGGGCTACCCGACCCCGACGGACCAGCGGTACTGCATCAACTCGATCTCGCTGCGGTTGGCCCCGGACGAGGGCTGA
- the murC gene encoding UDP-N-acetylmuramate--L-alanine ligase: MAPAIPASMDRPHFIGIGGAGMSGIAKILAQRGARVAGSDAKDSATAQALRDLGATVHIGHAAEHLAPDATSVVVSSAIRADNPELAAARQRGIPVVHRSDALAALMDGLRPIAVAGTHGKTTTTSMLAVSLGALGLKPSYAIGGDLDAPGSNAEHGSGRIFVAEADESDRSFHKYAPEVAIVLNVELDHHANYASMDEIYESFETFVGRIRPGGTLVIAADHPGARELTARVAGRHDIEVVTYGESKDADVRILQITPHGLASDVTVTLTSGKILTFTVSVPGRHYAHNAVAALAAGVALDLPPHTLADALGKYTGVKRRLQLKGEAAGVQVIDSYAHHPTEMTADLEAIRGATQEDGGRILVVFQPHLFSRTQELGTEMGQALALADASVVLDIYPAREDPIPGVTSTLIIDAARAAGAAVTPESDKGAIPDLIAGMAKPGDLVLTMGAGDVTDLGPAILTRLGS, from the coding sequence ATGGCACCCGCCATCCCAGCCTCGATGGACCGGCCGCACTTCATCGGCATCGGCGGAGCCGGCATGTCGGGCATCGCCAAGATCCTCGCGCAGCGCGGCGCCCGGGTGGCGGGCAGCGACGCCAAGGACTCCGCCACGGCCCAGGCCCTGCGCGACCTCGGCGCCACCGTCCACATCGGGCACGCCGCCGAACACCTCGCCCCGGACGCCACCAGCGTCGTCGTCTCCTCCGCGATCCGCGCCGACAACCCTGAGCTGGCCGCCGCCCGGCAGCGCGGCATCCCCGTCGTCCACCGCTCCGACGCCCTCGCCGCCCTCATGGACGGCCTGCGTCCCATCGCCGTCGCCGGCACCCACGGCAAGACCACGACGACGTCCATGCTCGCCGTCTCCCTCGGCGCCCTCGGCCTGAAGCCGTCGTACGCCATCGGCGGCGACCTCGACGCCCCGGGTTCCAACGCCGAGCACGGCAGCGGCCGGATCTTCGTCGCCGAGGCCGACGAGAGCGACCGCAGCTTCCACAAGTACGCCCCCGAGGTCGCCATCGTCCTCAACGTCGAGCTGGACCACCACGCCAACTACGCCTCGATGGACGAGATCTACGAGTCCTTCGAGACGTTCGTGGGCCGCATCCGCCCCGGCGGCACCCTCGTCATCGCCGCCGACCACCCCGGCGCCCGCGAGCTGACCGCCAGGGTCGCCGGCCGCCACGACATCGAGGTCGTCACCTACGGCGAGTCCAAGGACGCGGACGTCCGCATCCTCCAGATCACCCCGCACGGCCTCGCCAGCGACGTCACCGTCACCCTCACCAGCGGCAAGATCCTCACCTTCACCGTCTCCGTCCCCGGCCGGCACTACGCCCACAACGCCGTCGCCGCCCTGGCCGCCGGAGTCGCCCTCGACCTGCCGCCGCACACCCTCGCCGACGCCCTCGGCAAGTACACCGGCGTCAAGCGCCGCCTCCAGCTCAAGGGCGAGGCCGCCGGCGTCCAGGTCATCGACTCCTACGCCCACCACCCCACCGAGATGACCGCCGACCTGGAGGCCATCCGCGGCGCCACCCAGGAGGACGGCGGCCGGATCCTCGTCGTCTTCCAGCCGCACCTCTTCTCCCGCACCCAGGAACTCGGCACGGAGATGGGCCAGGCGCTGGCCCTCGCCGACGCCTCCGTCGTCCTGGACATCTATCCCGCCCGCGAGGACCCGATCCCCGGCGTCACCAGCACCCTGATCATCGACGCCGCACGGGCCGCCGGCGCCGCGGTCACCCCCGAGAGCGACAAGGGCGCGATCCCGGACCTGATCGCCGGAATGGCGAAGCCCGGTGACCTTGTTCTCACCATGGGCGCGGGCGATGTGACCGACCTCGGCCCCGCCATCCTGACCCGCCTGGGCAGCTGA
- a CDS encoding response regulator, whose product MTTTGAPVRLLLADDHPVVRAGLRAVLETEPDFTIAADVPTAEAAVDLVGRLEVDVVLMDLQFGGRMLGAQATAEITARPGAPRVLVLTTYDSDADILAAIEAGATGYLLKDAPPEELAAAVRTAAAGKSALAPTIALRLMDRMRTPATALSRRETEVLQLVADGLSNAKISKQLFLSQATVKSHLVHIYAKLGVDSRTAAVAAATARGLIRR is encoded by the coding sequence GTGACCACGACCGGCGCCCCCGTCCGGCTGCTGCTCGCCGACGACCACCCCGTCGTACGGGCCGGGCTGCGCGCCGTCCTGGAGACCGAACCGGACTTCACGATCGCCGCGGACGTCCCGACCGCCGAAGCGGCCGTGGACCTCGTCGGCCGGCTGGAGGTCGACGTGGTCCTGATGGACCTCCAGTTCGGCGGTCGGATGCTCGGCGCCCAGGCCACCGCCGAGATCACCGCCCGCCCCGGTGCGCCCCGCGTGCTGGTCCTGACCACGTACGACAGCGACGCCGACATCCTCGCCGCGATCGAGGCGGGCGCCACCGGCTACCTCCTCAAGGACGCCCCGCCCGAGGAGCTGGCCGCCGCGGTCCGCACCGCCGCCGCCGGGAAGTCCGCGCTGGCCCCCACCATCGCGCTGCGCCTGATGGACCGGATGCGCACCCCGGCCACCGCGCTCTCCCGGCGCGAGACCGAGGTGCTGCAGCTGGTCGCCGACGGCCTGTCGAACGCGAAGATCAGCAAGCAGCTCTTCCTCAGCCAGGCGACCGTCAAATCCCACCTCGTCCACATCTACGCCAAGCTGGGTGTCGACTCCCGTACGGCCGCGGTCGCCGCCGCCACCGCCCGCGGCCTGATCCGCCGCTGA
- a CDS encoding sensor histidine kinase: MTEEAGTDHSLTPVLRALRLCLHLMVAALLGLAAVRAVADRSAAAPAVIATAVVLLALYVLGPALPRVRTSSRAAVLWLAAVVLVWMVLLALTPDGVWLAFPLYFVQLHLLPLRWALPAVASSTALAIAGFAWHTHSLSVGTVIGPVLGAAVAVAVVLGYQALYRESEQRRRLIEELTEARSELAAAERAAGVLAERERLAREIHDTLAQGLSSIQLLLRAAERAIPERPETALGHVRQARTAAVDNLAEARRFVRALSPPDLEAGSLPAALERLCAATARTSGLAVHCQVSGAPTALPTPHEVALLRIAQSALANTVRHAAARRVELTLSYMDTEVALDVVDDGAGFVPSEVPPPGSDAAAGTGFGLAAMRARARALQGTLAVESAPGEGTALAVTLPCPAATSAQEAAL; the protein is encoded by the coding sequence GTGACTGAAGAAGCCGGGACCGACCACTCCCTCACCCCCGTCCTGCGCGCCCTGCGCCTCTGCCTCCATCTGATGGTGGCCGCGCTGCTCGGGCTCGCCGCCGTACGCGCCGTGGCCGACCGGTCGGCCGCCGCCCCGGCCGTCATCGCCACCGCCGTCGTGCTGCTCGCGCTGTACGTCCTCGGCCCGGCACTGCCCCGGGTGCGCACGTCCTCCCGGGCCGCCGTGCTCTGGCTGGCCGCGGTCGTCCTGGTATGGATGGTGCTGCTGGCGCTCACCCCGGACGGCGTCTGGCTGGCCTTCCCGCTCTACTTCGTCCAGCTGCACCTGCTGCCGCTGCGCTGGGCGCTGCCCGCCGTCGCCTCCAGTACGGCCCTCGCCATCGCCGGCTTCGCCTGGCACACCCACTCGCTCAGCGTCGGCACGGTCATCGGCCCCGTCCTGGGCGCGGCCGTCGCGGTCGCCGTCGTCCTCGGCTACCAGGCCCTCTATCGGGAGAGCGAGCAGCGCCGCCGCCTCATCGAGGAGCTCACCGAGGCCCGCAGCGAACTGGCCGCCGCCGAACGGGCCGCCGGTGTGCTCGCCGAACGGGAGCGGCTGGCCCGCGAGATCCACGACACCCTCGCCCAGGGCCTGTCCAGCATCCAGCTGCTGCTGAGGGCCGCCGAGCGCGCCATCCCGGAGCGGCCCGAAACCGCCCTCGGCCATGTCCGGCAGGCCCGTACGGCCGCCGTCGACAACCTCGCCGAGGCGCGCCGCTTCGTGCGCGCGCTGAGCCCGCCGGACCTGGAGGCCGGGTCGCTGCCCGCCGCTCTGGAGCGGCTGTGCGCCGCCACCGCCCGCACGTCCGGCCTCGCCGTGCACTGCCAGGTCTCCGGCGCTCCCACCGCCCTGCCCACCCCGCACGAGGTCGCCCTGCTGCGCATCGCCCAGTCCGCGCTCGCCAACACCGTCCGGCACGCCGCCGCCCGGCGCGTCGAGCTGACCCTCAGCTACATGGACACCGAGGTCGCACTGGACGTCGTCGACGACGGCGCCGGGTTCGTGCCCTCCGAGGTGCCGCCGCCCGGCTCCGACGCGGCCGCCGGCACCGGCTTCGGGCTGGCCGCGATGCGCGCGCGGGCCCGCGCCCTCCAGGGGACCCTCGCCGTGGAGTCCGCCCCCGGGGAGGGCACCGCCCTCGCCGTCACCCTGCCCTGCCCCGCCGCCACCTCTGCCCAGGAGGCCGCCCTGTGA
- a CDS encoding ABC transporter permease, translated as MFVAWRDLRFAKGRFALMGTVIVLITVLVGLLSGLTAGLGRENTSAITALPADHLVFAAPPEGGSLSFADSRLPERTVRDWARVPGVRSADPLGIATAKAAADGGRTAAVSVFGVRPGSHLAPSPGAVRDGTAVLSRKAADALGVRAGDRLALGGRTVSVAAVSGAAMYSHTPVVWTSLGDWQRLAGSPGGDAGSGGATVLALSTTGTSGLAGADTRLGTRTVTADDALQAIGSYSAENGSLQLMRGFLFAISALVIGAFFTVWTIQRSGDVAVLKALGASTGSLLRDALGQAVVLLTLGTGLGTAVAAGVGAAVGGTVPFVLDPSTVLIPALIMIALGAVGAALSIRRITSVDPLTALGSAR; from the coding sequence GTGTTCGTCGCCTGGAGAGACCTGAGATTCGCCAAGGGCCGGTTCGCCCTCATGGGCACCGTCATCGTGCTGATCACGGTGCTGGTGGGTCTGCTGTCCGGCCTGACGGCGGGCCTGGGCCGGGAGAACACCTCGGCGATCACCGCGCTGCCCGCCGACCACCTGGTCTTCGCCGCCCCGCCCGAGGGCGGCTCGCTGTCGTTCGCCGACTCCCGGCTGCCGGAGCGGACGGTACGGGACTGGGCCCGGGTGCCCGGCGTGCGCAGCGCCGACCCGCTGGGGATCGCCACGGCCAAGGCCGCGGCGGACGGCGGCCGGACGGCGGCGGTGTCCGTCTTCGGCGTACGGCCCGGCTCGCACCTGGCGCCGTCCCCGGGGGCGGTCCGCGACGGTACCGCCGTCCTGTCCCGCAAGGCCGCCGACGCCCTCGGTGTACGGGCCGGGGACCGGCTCGCCCTGGGCGGCCGCACGGTCAGCGTCGCGGCGGTGTCCGGGGCGGCGATGTACAGCCACACCCCGGTCGTGTGGACCTCGCTCGGCGACTGGCAGCGGCTGGCCGGGAGCCCCGGCGGGGACGCGGGCTCCGGGGGCGCGACCGTCCTCGCCCTCTCCACCACCGGGACGTCCGGTCTGGCCGGAGCCGACACACGGCTCGGCACCCGGACGGTGACGGCGGACGACGCCCTCCAGGCCATCGGCTCGTACAGCGCCGAGAACGGCTCGCTCCAGCTGATGCGCGGCTTCCTGTTCGCCATCTCGGCGCTGGTCATCGGCGCGTTCTTCACGGTCTGGACGATCCAGCGCAGCGGCGACGTCGCGGTCCTCAAGGCGCTCGGCGCCTCGACCGGTTCGCTGCTGCGGGACGCGCTCGGACAGGCCGTCGTCCTGCTGACGCTCGGTACGGGCCTCGGCACCGCCGTGGCGGCCGGGGTCGGCGCCGCGGTCGGCGGCACCGTGCCGTTCGTCCTCGACCCGTCCACCGTGCTGATCCCGGCCCTGATCATGATCGCGCTGGGTGCCGTCGGCGCCGCGCTGTCCATCCGCCGCATCACGTCCGTAGACCCGCTGACCGCCCTGGGAAGTGCCCGATGA
- a CDS encoding ABC transporter ATP-binding protein, which produces MSLELTDVTLTYPDGDGRLTALDAVSLAVPAGSMTAVIGPSGSGKSSLLAVAATLITPDSGRVVVDGTDTAGLGRAELTALRRTTIGTVFQQPNLLPSLTAAEQLQVMAHLDGRSPRKARSRALELLAAVGLADQADRRPHQLSGGQRQRVNIARALMNEPAVLLVDEPTSALDHERGAAVLDLLTTLTRQRATATVLVTHDRAHLDAVDEIAEVRDGRLNSRLGSRT; this is translated from the coding sequence ATGAGCCTCGAACTGACCGATGTCACCCTCACCTACCCCGACGGCGACGGCCGGCTGACCGCGCTGGACGCGGTCTCCCTGGCCGTACCGGCGGGCAGCATGACGGCGGTGATCGGGCCGTCCGGGTCCGGCAAGTCCAGCCTGCTGGCGGTCGCCGCGACGCTGATCACGCCGGACAGCGGACGGGTGGTGGTCGACGGCACGGACACCGCGGGCCTGGGCCGCGCCGAGCTGACGGCGCTGCGCCGGACGACCATCGGAACGGTCTTCCAGCAGCCGAATCTGCTGCCCTCGCTGACGGCCGCGGAACAGCTCCAGGTGATGGCCCATCTTGACGGCCGTTCGCCCCGCAAGGCCCGGTCCCGTGCGCTGGAGCTGCTGGCGGCGGTCGGCCTGGCGGACCAGGCCGACCGCCGGCCGCACCAGCTGTCCGGCGGCCAGCGGCAGCGGGTCAACATCGCGCGGGCCCTGATGAACGAGCCCGCGGTGCTGCTCGTCGACGAGCCGACCAGCGCCCTGGACCACGAACGGGGCGCCGCCGTCCTCGACCTGCTGACCACCCTCACCCGCCAGCGGGCCACCGCGACGGTGCTGGTCACCCACGACCGGGCACATCTGGACGCGGTGGACGAGATCGCGGAGGTACGGGACGGGCGACTGAACTCCCGCCTCGGCTCCCGGACTTGA
- a CDS encoding indole-3-glycerol phosphate synthase has translation MIEKPLTPTDVEFVTTLHGDDQVSFVVLMQPRGKQDVLLRAIDDVALGEFEDAVHEGAEPGGANAEVPAERALAHTLAQLRAAGAEALGQVVQDHPLDLLKSVVDETGADEVIVLTAPHFVEEFFHRDWASRARHKVGVPVLKLFSHAADDQPEADGGA, from the coding sequence ATGATCGAGAAGCCTCTGACGCCCACCGACGTCGAGTTTGTGACCACACTGCACGGCGATGACCAGGTCTCTTTCGTGGTCCTCATGCAGCCGCGCGGCAAACAGGACGTCCTGTTGCGGGCGATCGACGATGTCGCCCTGGGGGAGTTCGAGGACGCCGTTCACGAAGGCGCGGAGCCGGGGGGCGCCAACGCCGAGGTCCCTGCCGAGCGCGCCCTGGCGCACACCCTGGCCCAGCTGCGCGCCGCCGGCGCCGAGGCCCTTGGGCAGGTGGTCCAGGACCACCCGCTGGACCTGTTGAAATCCGTCGTCGACGAGACCGGCGCGGACGAGGTGATCGTGCTGACCGCCCCGCACTTCGTCGAGGAGTTCTTCCACCGCGACTGGGCCTCCCGCGCCCGGCACAAGGTGGGCGTCCCGGTCCTGAAACTGTTCTCGCACGCGGCCGACGACCAGCCGGAGGCGGACGGCGGCGCCTGA
- a CDS encoding pyrimidine reductase family protein — MRRLFPLPALPAPACEAGDALAEAVPQAPPEPGIVRDWTVDREWALDELADAYAYPEAGDPVRSGRAGWLRANMVSSLDGAAHHEGRSQPLSGAADMRIFGVLRSLADAVVVGAETVRQEGYRPARARDAFAARRAAAGQGPAPAIAVVSAGLGLDFSLPLFTEPLVPTLVLTGAGAPEDRVRAARAAGAEVLFAGEGTGVDPERVTGVLAERGHTRLLTEGGPRLLGQFAAAGALDEMCLSLAPVVAVGDASRIMDGPAVAVPGRFALASVLEEAGFLFTRYRRS; from the coding sequence ATGCGACGCCTGTTCCCCCTCCCCGCCCTGCCCGCACCGGCCTGTGAGGCCGGCGACGCCCTTGCGGAGGCGGTGCCGCAGGCGCCCCCCGAGCCGGGCATTGTCCGCGACTGGACGGTCGACCGCGAGTGGGCGCTGGACGAGCTGGCCGATGCCTATGCGTATCCGGAGGCGGGCGATCCGGTGCGGTCCGGCCGGGCCGGGTGGCTGCGCGCGAACATGGTGTCCTCCCTGGACGGCGCGGCTCATCACGAGGGGCGTTCGCAGCCGCTCTCCGGAGCCGCGGACATGCGGATCTTCGGAGTGCTACGGAGCCTCGCGGACGCGGTGGTGGTGGGTGCGGAAACGGTCCGGCAGGAGGGCTACCGGCCCGCCCGCGCCCGGGACGCCTTCGCCGCACGGCGAGCCGCCGCGGGCCAGGGACCGGCCCCGGCGATCGCGGTGGTGAGCGCGGGCCTCGGGCTGGACTTCTCGCTGCCGCTGTTCACCGAGCCGCTGGTGCCCACCCTGGTGCTGACCGGCGCCGGCGCCCCGGAGGACCGGGTGCGCGCGGCCCGTGCCGCGGGCGCCGAGGTGCTGTTCGCGGGAGAGGGGACGGGCGTCGACCCGGAGCGGGTGACCGGGGTGCTGGCCGAGCGGGGGCACACCCGGCTGCTGACGGAGGGCGGGCCGCGGCTCCTCGGGCAGTTCGCCGCGGCCGGGGCGCTGGACGAGATGTGCCTGTCGCTGGCCCCGGTGGTGGCGGTGGGCGACGCGTCGCGGATCATGGACGGTCCCGCGGTCGCGGTTCCCGGGCGGTTCGCTCTGGCGTCCGTGCTGGAGGAGGCCGGGTTCCTGTTCACCCGTTACCGTCGGTCCTGA